One part of the Magallana gigas chromosome 5, xbMagGiga1.1, whole genome shotgun sequence genome encodes these proteins:
- the LOC105346986 gene encoding trichohyalin isoform X3 encodes MSTLEERREARRRRRQQEESGPQLNGDDDLDERLSQRRRERESRLKLIAAGVNAINGEDELERRRRERREQRLRSSEVAEDTSTSSRRTRRRGTEDEIDATEESSYTSTRSRRRRGYDEEETPEAAPEEPQVDPEEAARKRRAAQAEQERQEEEERARREEEEEERQRQEEVRRQQEEERRKQDEERRKQEEAERAKREEIDNILDRQKKEREEQEIRINERIRNLQSVNDTVNDDLFIDEDDWNNHTNNSVHGNKLSDMERRKSESNKTSQLKTFFEDRMEEQKSNELHLEIHRKDGSNKRQHPGNLSLDESSQSHVQERLIKYQSSLQISPKDASLSPKDLHVYHAKVISPGSDRLKDIQKRFEGEKSNGDLSNNRLGRLSASETHLNITEKTESPRFGSKKVLDRWQPAHNSQKSPLATSFKATSTTNMDSGASRKSGTVTLLASRFATSKESLNDNHVTSPTTLKHSGSFKDVSSIRRHWSESTDLTEKSEPAPTSLRRQKSMGAKVSERWQFEKQDGASSSKNNKEPSSPFKSNRESLSYQESQLISPCRSRPLSASSSDSQKDVVVATPVTITTNGWHRTNGTKEEEERIERERLDREEQEREEAARRMEEEQKKRNRKRKGLGGLDKEKKNKLKDLHGDSDSADDEDEESMSSSDSSSFHTSHSNPRPMHRVTPLPSDLESMSKAALIKLCKDLHTLMATLEEEVYDWNMKVRKQEGEINSLSLKVNDSKGKFVKPVLRKVNKESKFDKLKKDKSDFRGNLKSTGQSKYALDEEGEEKAE; translated from the exons ATGAGCACATTAGAAGAAAGACGTGAGGCCCGTCGCCGGCGGCGACAACAGGAGGAGTCTGG GCCTCAGTTGAACGGTGACGATGACCTTGACGAACGGTTGAGTCAGCGCCGAAGGGAACGGGAATCAAGGTTGAAACTCAT AGCTGCGGGTGTAAATGCAATAAACGGAGAGGATGAATTGGAACGTCGGCGGAGGGAAAGGCGAGAGCAACGGCTCAG GTCCTCTGAGGTCGCAGAGGATACCAGCACCTCCAGTCGCCGCACGCGTCGCAGAGGAACAGAGGACGAGATAGATGCTACAGAG GAATCTTCATACACAAGCACGCGTTCTCGTCGCCGACGTGGATACGATGAGGAGG AAACCCCAGAAGCCGCTCCCGAGGAACCACAAGTAGACCCAGAGGAAGCAGCTCGCAAGCGCCGGGCAGCTCAAGCCGAGCAGGAAAGACAGGAAGAGGAGGAGCGAGCTCGACGAGAAGAGGAAGAAGAAGAGCGCCAGAGACAGGAGGAAGTCCGACGCCAGCAGGAAGAGGAGCGAAGGAAACAGGACGAAGAGAGAAGAAAACAGGAGGAGGCTGAGCGTGCTAAGAGG GAAGAAATAGATAACATACTAGACAGACAGAAAAAAGAGCGAGAAGAGCAAGAAATACGAATCAACGAAAGAATACGCAACTTACAGAGTGTTAATGACACGGTGAATGACGACCTGTTTATTGACGAGGACGACTGGAATAATCACACAAACAACAGCGTGCACGGAAATAAGTTATCAGACATGGAGAGGAGAAAATCAGAAAGCAACAAAACCAGTCAGTTAAAGACATTTTTCGAGGATAGAATGGAGGAGCAAAAATCAAATGAACTCCATCTTGAAATCCACAGGAAAGATGGATCTAATAAACGCCAGCAT CCAGGTAACCTAAGTTTGGATGAGTCAAGCCAGTCTCATGTTCAAGAAAGGCTAATCAAATATCAATCTTCACTTCAAATTTCCCCAAAG GATGCATCGCTTTCACCCAAAGATCTGCATGTCTACCATGCTAAAGTTATCTCCCCTGGCTCAGATCGCTTAAAAGATATTCAAAAAAGA TTTGAGGGGGAGAAATCAAATGGGGATCTCAGCAATAATAGACTCGGGAGATTGAGTGCAAGTGAAACTCATCTCAATATTACA GAGAAAACAGAGTCTCCTCGATTTGGAAGTAAAAAAGTGTTAGACAGATGGCAGCCAGCCCATAATTCACAGAAATCTCCCTTGGCAACAAGTTTTAAAGCCACAAGCACAACCAATATGGACAGTGGTGCATCACGCAAATCTGGCACAGTGACACTCTTGGCATCAAGATTTGCCACATCCAAAGAATCTCTGAACGATAATCATGTGACCTCACCCACAACACTGAAGCATTCTGGGTCTTTTAAGGATGTATCATCAATACGACGACACTGGTCAGAGAGCACAGATTTGACAGAAAAATCGGAACCTGCTCCTACTAGTTTAAGGAGGCAGAAATCTATGGGAGCCAAAGTTTCAGAGAGATGGCAGTTTGAGAAGCAAGATGGTGCATCCTCATCAAAAAATAACAAGGAACCATCATCTCCGTTTAAATCAAACAGAGAATCACTGTCATATCAAGAAAGTCAACTCATTTCTCCATGTAGGTCAAGGCCACTGTCAGCTTCTTCCAGTGATAGTCAGAAA GACGTTGTTGTTGCAACCCCTGTTACCATAACAACAAATGGCTGGCATCGTACAAACGGGACTAAG GAAGAAGAGGAGAGGATTGAGCGAGAGCGATTGGATCGGGAAGAACAGGAGCGTGAAGAA GCAGCAAGAAGGATGGAAGAGGAACAAAAGAAGAGAAACCGCAAGAGGAAAGGGTTGGGAGGACTTGACAAAGAAAAGAAGAATAAGCTCAAA GATTTGCATGGTGACTCTGATTCTGCGGATGACGAAGACGAGGAAAGCATGTCATCCAGTGATTCTTCTTCCTTTCACACCTCCCACTCAAACCCCCGGCCAATGCACAGAGTCACCCCCCTCCCATCTGACCTGGAAAGCATGAGTAAAG CTGCTCTTATTAAACTATGCAAGGACCTTCATACTTTGATGGCCACCCTGGAGGAAGAAGTCTATGATTGGAACATGAAAGTTAGGAAACAGGAAGGAGAA ATCAACTCTCTATCTCTCAAAGTGAACGATTCCAAAGGAAAATT CGTTAAGCCTGTTCTTAGAAAAGTCAACAAAGAAAGCAA ATTTGATAAGCTTAAGAAAGATAAATCAGATTTCCGTGGCAATTTGAAGTCCACAGGACAGAGTAAATATGCATTGGACGAGGAAGGGGAAGAAAAG GCGGAATAA
- the LOC105346986 gene encoding zinc finger CCCH domain-containing protein 13 isoform X8, which yields MSTLEERREARRRRRQQEESGAAGVNAINGEDELERRRRERREQRLRSSEVAEDTSTSSRRTRRRGTEDEIDATEESSYTSTRSRRRRGYDEEETPETPEAAPEEPQVDPEEAARKRRAAQAEQERQEEEERARREEEEEERQRQEEVRRQQEEERRKQDEERRKQEEAERAKREEIDNILDRQKKEREEQEIRINERIRNLQSVNDTVNDDLFIDEDDWNNHTNNSVHGNKLSDMERRKSESNKTSQLKTFFEDRMEEQKSNELHLEIHRKDGSNKRQHPGNLSLDESSQSHVQERLIKYQSSLQISPKDASLSPKDLHVYHAKVISPGSDRLKDIQKRFEGEKSNGDLSNNRLGRLSASETHLNITEKTESPRFGSKKVLDRWQPAHNSQKSPLATSFKATSTTNMDSGASRKSGTVTLLASRFATSKESLNDNHVTSPTTLKHSGSFKDVSSIRRHWSESTDLTEKSEPAPTSLRRQKSMGAKVSERWQFEKQDGASSSKNNKEPSSPFKSNRESLSYQESQLISPCRSRPLSASSSDSQKDVVVATPVTITTNGWHRTNGTKEEEERIERERLDREEQEREEAARRMEEEQKKRNRKRKGLGGLDKEKKNKLKDLHGDSDSADDEDEESMSSSDSSSFHTSHSNPRPMHRVTPLPSDLESMSKAALIKLCKDLHTLMATLEEEVYDWNMKVRKQEGEINSLSLKVNDSKGKFVKPVLRKVNKESKFDKLKKDKSDFRGNLKSTGQSKYALDEEGEEKAE from the exons ATGAGCACATTAGAAGAAAGACGTGAGGCCCGTCGCCGGCGGCGACAACAGGAGGAGTCTGG AGCTGCGGGTGTAAATGCAATAAACGGAGAGGATGAATTGGAACGTCGGCGGAGGGAAAGGCGAGAGCAACGGCTCAG GTCCTCTGAGGTCGCAGAGGATACCAGCACCTCCAGTCGCCGCACGCGTCGCAGAGGAACAGAGGACGAGATAGATGCTACAGAG GAATCTTCATACACAAGCACGCGTTCTCGTCGCCGACGTGGATACGATGAGGAG GAAACCCCAGAAACCCCAGAAGCCGCTCCCGAGGAACCACAAGTAGACCCAGAGGAAGCAGCTCGCAAGCGCCGGGCAGCTCAAGCCGAGCAGGAAAGACAGGAAGAGGAGGAGCGAGCTCGACGAGAAGAGGAAGAAGAAGAGCGCCAGAGACAGGAGGAAGTCCGACGCCAGCAGGAAGAGGAGCGAAGGAAACAGGACGAAGAGAGAAGAAAACAGGAGGAGGCTGAGCGTGCTAAGAGG GAAGAAATAGATAACATACTAGACAGACAGAAAAAAGAGCGAGAAGAGCAAGAAATACGAATCAACGAAAGAATACGCAACTTACAGAGTGTTAATGACACGGTGAATGACGACCTGTTTATTGACGAGGACGACTGGAATAATCACACAAACAACAGCGTGCACGGAAATAAGTTATCAGACATGGAGAGGAGAAAATCAGAAAGCAACAAAACCAGTCAGTTAAAGACATTTTTCGAGGATAGAATGGAGGAGCAAAAATCAAATGAACTCCATCTTGAAATCCACAGGAAAGATGGATCTAATAAACGCCAGCAT CCAGGTAACCTAAGTTTGGATGAGTCAAGCCAGTCTCATGTTCAAGAAAGGCTAATCAAATATCAATCTTCACTTCAAATTTCCCCAAAG GATGCATCGCTTTCACCCAAAGATCTGCATGTCTACCATGCTAAAGTTATCTCCCCTGGCTCAGATCGCTTAAAAGATATTCAAAAAAGA TTTGAGGGGGAGAAATCAAATGGGGATCTCAGCAATAATAGACTCGGGAGATTGAGTGCAAGTGAAACTCATCTCAATATTACA GAGAAAACAGAGTCTCCTCGATTTGGAAGTAAAAAAGTGTTAGACAGATGGCAGCCAGCCCATAATTCACAGAAATCTCCCTTGGCAACAAGTTTTAAAGCCACAAGCACAACCAATATGGACAGTGGTGCATCACGCAAATCTGGCACAGTGACACTCTTGGCATCAAGATTTGCCACATCCAAAGAATCTCTGAACGATAATCATGTGACCTCACCCACAACACTGAAGCATTCTGGGTCTTTTAAGGATGTATCATCAATACGACGACACTGGTCAGAGAGCACAGATTTGACAGAAAAATCGGAACCTGCTCCTACTAGTTTAAGGAGGCAGAAATCTATGGGAGCCAAAGTTTCAGAGAGATGGCAGTTTGAGAAGCAAGATGGTGCATCCTCATCAAAAAATAACAAGGAACCATCATCTCCGTTTAAATCAAACAGAGAATCACTGTCATATCAAGAAAGTCAACTCATTTCTCCATGTAGGTCAAGGCCACTGTCAGCTTCTTCCAGTGATAGTCAGAAA GACGTTGTTGTTGCAACCCCTGTTACCATAACAACAAATGGCTGGCATCGTACAAACGGGACTAAG GAAGAAGAGGAGAGGATTGAGCGAGAGCGATTGGATCGGGAAGAACAGGAGCGTGAAGAA GCAGCAAGAAGGATGGAAGAGGAACAAAAGAAGAGAAACCGCAAGAGGAAAGGGTTGGGAGGACTTGACAAAGAAAAGAAGAATAAGCTCAAA GATTTGCATGGTGACTCTGATTCTGCGGATGACGAAGACGAGGAAAGCATGTCATCCAGTGATTCTTCTTCCTTTCACACCTCCCACTCAAACCCCCGGCCAATGCACAGAGTCACCCCCCTCCCATCTGACCTGGAAAGCATGAGTAAAG CTGCTCTTATTAAACTATGCAAGGACCTTCATACTTTGATGGCCACCCTGGAGGAAGAAGTCTATGATTGGAACATGAAAGTTAGGAAACAGGAAGGAGAA ATCAACTCTCTATCTCTCAAAGTGAACGATTCCAAAGGAAAATT CGTTAAGCCTGTTCTTAGAAAAGTCAACAAAGAAAGCAA ATTTGATAAGCTTAAGAAAGATAAATCAGATTTCCGTGGCAATTTGAAGTCCACAGGACAGAGTAAATATGCATTGGACGAGGAAGGGGAAGAAAAG GCGGAATAA
- the LOC105346986 gene encoding trichohyalin isoform X12, whose protein sequence is MSTLEERREARRRRRQQEESGPQLNGDDDLDERLSQRRRERESRLKLIAAGVNAINGEDELERRRRERREQRLRSSEVAEDTSTSSRRTRRRGTEDEIDATEESSYTSTRSRRRRGYDEEETPETPEAAPEEPQVDPEEAARKRRAAQAEQERQEEEERARREEEEEERQRQEEVRRQQEEERRKQDEERRKQEEAERAKREEIDNILDRQKKEREEQEIRINERIRNLQSVNDTVNDDLFIDEDDWNNHTNNSVHGNKLSDMERRKSESNKTSQLKTFFEDRMEEQKSNELHLEIHRKDGSNKRQHFEGEKSNGDLSNNRLGRLSASETHLNITEKTESPRFGSKKVLDRWQPAHNSQKSPLATSFKATSTTNMDSGASRKSGTVTLLASRFATSKESLNDNHVTSPTTLKHSGSFKDVSSIRRHWSESTDLTEKSEPAPTSLRRQKSMGAKVSERWQFEKQDGASSSKNNKEPSSPFKSNRESLSYQESQLISPCRSRPLSASSSDSQKDVVVATPVTITTNGWHRTNGTKEEEERIERERLDREEQEREEAARRMEEEQKKRNRKRKGLGGLDKEKKNKLKDLHGDSDSADDEDEESMSSSDSSSFHTSHSNPRPMHRVTPLPSDLESMSKAALIKLCKDLHTLMATLEEEVYDWNMKVRKQEGEINSLSLKVNDSKGKFVKPVLRKVNKESKFDKLKKDKSDFRGNLKSTGQSKYALDEEGEEKAE, encoded by the exons ATGAGCACATTAGAAGAAAGACGTGAGGCCCGTCGCCGGCGGCGACAACAGGAGGAGTCTGG GCCTCAGTTGAACGGTGACGATGACCTTGACGAACGGTTGAGTCAGCGCCGAAGGGAACGGGAATCAAGGTTGAAACTCAT AGCTGCGGGTGTAAATGCAATAAACGGAGAGGATGAATTGGAACGTCGGCGGAGGGAAAGGCGAGAGCAACGGCTCAG GTCCTCTGAGGTCGCAGAGGATACCAGCACCTCCAGTCGCCGCACGCGTCGCAGAGGAACAGAGGACGAGATAGATGCTACAGAG GAATCTTCATACACAAGCACGCGTTCTCGTCGCCGACGTGGATACGATGAGGAG GAAACCCCAGAAACCCCAGAAGCCGCTCCCGAGGAACCACAAGTAGACCCAGAGGAAGCAGCTCGCAAGCGCCGGGCAGCTCAAGCCGAGCAGGAAAGACAGGAAGAGGAGGAGCGAGCTCGACGAGAAGAGGAAGAAGAAGAGCGCCAGAGACAGGAGGAAGTCCGACGCCAGCAGGAAGAGGAGCGAAGGAAACAGGACGAAGAGAGAAGAAAACAGGAGGAGGCTGAGCGTGCTAAGAGG GAAGAAATAGATAACATACTAGACAGACAGAAAAAAGAGCGAGAAGAGCAAGAAATACGAATCAACGAAAGAATACGCAACTTACAGAGTGTTAATGACACGGTGAATGACGACCTGTTTATTGACGAGGACGACTGGAATAATCACACAAACAACAGCGTGCACGGAAATAAGTTATCAGACATGGAGAGGAGAAAATCAGAAAGCAACAAAACCAGTCAGTTAAAGACATTTTTCGAGGATAGAATGGAGGAGCAAAAATCAAATGAACTCCATCTTGAAATCCACAGGAAAGATGGATCTAATAAACGCCAGCAT TTTGAGGGGGAGAAATCAAATGGGGATCTCAGCAATAATAGACTCGGGAGATTGAGTGCAAGTGAAACTCATCTCAATATTACA GAGAAAACAGAGTCTCCTCGATTTGGAAGTAAAAAAGTGTTAGACAGATGGCAGCCAGCCCATAATTCACAGAAATCTCCCTTGGCAACAAGTTTTAAAGCCACAAGCACAACCAATATGGACAGTGGTGCATCACGCAAATCTGGCACAGTGACACTCTTGGCATCAAGATTTGCCACATCCAAAGAATCTCTGAACGATAATCATGTGACCTCACCCACAACACTGAAGCATTCTGGGTCTTTTAAGGATGTATCATCAATACGACGACACTGGTCAGAGAGCACAGATTTGACAGAAAAATCGGAACCTGCTCCTACTAGTTTAAGGAGGCAGAAATCTATGGGAGCCAAAGTTTCAGAGAGATGGCAGTTTGAGAAGCAAGATGGTGCATCCTCATCAAAAAATAACAAGGAACCATCATCTCCGTTTAAATCAAACAGAGAATCACTGTCATATCAAGAAAGTCAACTCATTTCTCCATGTAGGTCAAGGCCACTGTCAGCTTCTTCCAGTGATAGTCAGAAA GACGTTGTTGTTGCAACCCCTGTTACCATAACAACAAATGGCTGGCATCGTACAAACGGGACTAAG GAAGAAGAGGAGAGGATTGAGCGAGAGCGATTGGATCGGGAAGAACAGGAGCGTGAAGAA GCAGCAAGAAGGATGGAAGAGGAACAAAAGAAGAGAAACCGCAAGAGGAAAGGGTTGGGAGGACTTGACAAAGAAAAGAAGAATAAGCTCAAA GATTTGCATGGTGACTCTGATTCTGCGGATGACGAAGACGAGGAAAGCATGTCATCCAGTGATTCTTCTTCCTTTCACACCTCCCACTCAAACCCCCGGCCAATGCACAGAGTCACCCCCCTCCCATCTGACCTGGAAAGCATGAGTAAAG CTGCTCTTATTAAACTATGCAAGGACCTTCATACTTTGATGGCCACCCTGGAGGAAGAAGTCTATGATTGGAACATGAAAGTTAGGAAACAGGAAGGAGAA ATCAACTCTCTATCTCTCAAAGTGAACGATTCCAAAGGAAAATT CGTTAAGCCTGTTCTTAGAAAAGTCAACAAAGAAAGCAA ATTTGATAAGCTTAAGAAAGATAAATCAGATTTCCGTGGCAATTTGAAGTCCACAGGACAGAGTAAATATGCATTGGACGAGGAAGGGGAAGAAAAG GCGGAATAA
- the LOC105346986 gene encoding DNA ligase 1 isoform X13, which yields MSTLEERREARRRRRQQEESGSSEVAEDTSTSSRRTRRRGTEDEIDATEETPETPEAAPEEPQVDPEEAARKRRAAQAEQERQEEEERARREEEEEERQRQEEVRRQQEEERRKQDEERRKQEEAERAKREEIDNILDRQKKEREEQEIRINERIRNLQSVNDTVNDDLFIDEDDWNNHTNNSVHGNKLSDMERRKSESNKTSQLKTFFEDRMEEQKSNELHLEIHRKDGSNKRQHPGNLSLDESSQSHVQERLIKYQSSLQISPKDASLSPKDLHVYHAKVISPGSDRLKDIQKRFEGEKSNGDLSNNRLGRLSASETHLNITEKTESPRFGSKKVLDRWQPAHNSQKSPLATSFKATSTTNMDSGASRKSGTVTLLASRFATSKESLNDNHVTSPTTLKHSGSFKDVSSIRRHWSESTDLTEKSEPAPTSLRRQKSMGAKVSERWQFEKQDGASSSKNNKEPSSPFKSNRESLSYQESQLISPCRSRPLSASSSDSQKDVVVATPVTITTNGWHRTNGTKEEEERIERERLDREEQEREEAARRMEEEQKKRNRKRKGLGGLDKEKKNKLKDLHGDSDSADDEDEESMSSSDSSSFHTSHSNPRPMHRVTPLPSDLESMSKAALIKLCKDLHTLMATLEEEVYDWNMKVRKQEGEINSLSLKVNDSKGKFVKPVLRKVNKESKFDKLKKDKSDFRGNLKSTGQSKYALDEEGEEKAE from the exons ATGAGCACATTAGAAGAAAGACGTGAGGCCCGTCGCCGGCGGCGACAACAGGAGGAGTCTGG GTCCTCTGAGGTCGCAGAGGATACCAGCACCTCCAGTCGCCGCACGCGTCGCAGAGGAACAGAGGACGAGATAGATGCTACAGAG GAAACCCCAGAAACCCCAGAAGCCGCTCCCGAGGAACCACAAGTAGACCCAGAGGAAGCAGCTCGCAAGCGCCGGGCAGCTCAAGCCGAGCAGGAAAGACAGGAAGAGGAGGAGCGAGCTCGACGAGAAGAGGAAGAAGAAGAGCGCCAGAGACAGGAGGAAGTCCGACGCCAGCAGGAAGAGGAGCGAAGGAAACAGGACGAAGAGAGAAGAAAACAGGAGGAGGCTGAGCGTGCTAAGAGG GAAGAAATAGATAACATACTAGACAGACAGAAAAAAGAGCGAGAAGAGCAAGAAATACGAATCAACGAAAGAATACGCAACTTACAGAGTGTTAATGACACGGTGAATGACGACCTGTTTATTGACGAGGACGACTGGAATAATCACACAAACAACAGCGTGCACGGAAATAAGTTATCAGACATGGAGAGGAGAAAATCAGAAAGCAACAAAACCAGTCAGTTAAAGACATTTTTCGAGGATAGAATGGAGGAGCAAAAATCAAATGAACTCCATCTTGAAATCCACAGGAAAGATGGATCTAATAAACGCCAGCAT CCAGGTAACCTAAGTTTGGATGAGTCAAGCCAGTCTCATGTTCAAGAAAGGCTAATCAAATATCAATCTTCACTTCAAATTTCCCCAAAG GATGCATCGCTTTCACCCAAAGATCTGCATGTCTACCATGCTAAAGTTATCTCCCCTGGCTCAGATCGCTTAAAAGATATTCAAAAAAGA TTTGAGGGGGAGAAATCAAATGGGGATCTCAGCAATAATAGACTCGGGAGATTGAGTGCAAGTGAAACTCATCTCAATATTACA GAGAAAACAGAGTCTCCTCGATTTGGAAGTAAAAAAGTGTTAGACAGATGGCAGCCAGCCCATAATTCACAGAAATCTCCCTTGGCAACAAGTTTTAAAGCCACAAGCACAACCAATATGGACAGTGGTGCATCACGCAAATCTGGCACAGTGACACTCTTGGCATCAAGATTTGCCACATCCAAAGAATCTCTGAACGATAATCATGTGACCTCACCCACAACACTGAAGCATTCTGGGTCTTTTAAGGATGTATCATCAATACGACGACACTGGTCAGAGAGCACAGATTTGACAGAAAAATCGGAACCTGCTCCTACTAGTTTAAGGAGGCAGAAATCTATGGGAGCCAAAGTTTCAGAGAGATGGCAGTTTGAGAAGCAAGATGGTGCATCCTCATCAAAAAATAACAAGGAACCATCATCTCCGTTTAAATCAAACAGAGAATCACTGTCATATCAAGAAAGTCAACTCATTTCTCCATGTAGGTCAAGGCCACTGTCAGCTTCTTCCAGTGATAGTCAGAAA GACGTTGTTGTTGCAACCCCTGTTACCATAACAACAAATGGCTGGCATCGTACAAACGGGACTAAG GAAGAAGAGGAGAGGATTGAGCGAGAGCGATTGGATCGGGAAGAACAGGAGCGTGAAGAA GCAGCAAGAAGGATGGAAGAGGAACAAAAGAAGAGAAACCGCAAGAGGAAAGGGTTGGGAGGACTTGACAAAGAAAAGAAGAATAAGCTCAAA GATTTGCATGGTGACTCTGATTCTGCGGATGACGAAGACGAGGAAAGCATGTCATCCAGTGATTCTTCTTCCTTTCACACCTCCCACTCAAACCCCCGGCCAATGCACAGAGTCACCCCCCTCCCATCTGACCTGGAAAGCATGAGTAAAG CTGCTCTTATTAAACTATGCAAGGACCTTCATACTTTGATGGCCACCCTGGAGGAAGAAGTCTATGATTGGAACATGAAAGTTAGGAAACAGGAAGGAGAA ATCAACTCTCTATCTCTCAAAGTGAACGATTCCAAAGGAAAATT CGTTAAGCCTGTTCTTAGAAAAGTCAACAAAGAAAGCAA ATTTGATAAGCTTAAGAAAGATAAATCAGATTTCCGTGGCAATTTGAAGTCCACAGGACAGAGTAAATATGCATTGGACGAGGAAGGGGAAGAAAAG GCGGAATAA